The proteins below are encoded in one region of Enhydrobacter sp.:
- a CDS encoding ABC transporter permease, translating into MWARLVAIILKELQQLRRDRLTFAMMFGVPIMQLLLFGYAIDTDPHNLPTAVVSADDTRITRTILSALQTTGYMRVTRHPVSEAEANDLLQSGEVQFVVTIPSDFTRRLVRGERAQILIDADATDPLAAANPLVAAKPAIEQALGRDLVGPLAPLAGRPDAFDLVIQRRYNPEGKARLNIVPGLLAVILTMTLVMMTALAVTRERERGTMENLLAMPVRPVEVMIGKIVPYIAIGAVQVLVILAVSRFLFDVAVEGSLGLLGAGTTLFITVNLAIGFTISTLTQNQLQAMQASFFMMLPSILLSGFMFPFRGMPVWAQWLGEALPATHFMRIVRGVMLKGAGLGDISTELLALAAMLLVVSALAVSRYRVTLD; encoded by the coding sequence ATGTGGGCGCGGCTCGTCGCGATCATCCTCAAGGAGCTGCAGCAGTTGCGGCGCGACCGGCTGACCTTCGCCATGATGTTCGGCGTTCCGATCATGCAGCTCCTGCTGTTCGGCTACGCCATCGACACCGATCCGCACAACCTGCCGACTGCGGTCGTGTCCGCCGACGACACCAGGATCACCCGAACCATCCTCTCGGCGCTACAGACGACGGGCTATATGCGCGTGACCCGCCATCCCGTCTCGGAGGCCGAAGCGAACGACCTGCTGCAGAGCGGCGAGGTGCAGTTCGTCGTCACCATCCCCTCCGACTTCACGCGCCGGCTGGTGCGCGGCGAGCGCGCCCAGATCCTGATCGACGCCGACGCCACCGATCCGCTGGCGGCGGCCAATCCGCTGGTCGCGGCGAAGCCCGCCATTGAGCAGGCCCTTGGCCGCGACCTGGTCGGGCCGCTCGCCCCGCTCGCCGGCCGGCCCGATGCCTTCGATCTCGTGATCCAGCGCCGCTACAATCCCGAGGGCAAGGCGCGGCTCAACATCGTGCCGGGCCTGCTCGCCGTGATCCTCACCATGACCCTGGTGATGATGACGGCACTCGCCGTCACCCGCGAGCGCGAGCGCGGCACCATGGAGAACCTGCTCGCGATGCCGGTGCGGCCGGTCGAGGTGATGATCGGCAAGATCGTGCCTTATATCGCGATCGGCGCCGTGCAGGTGCTGGTGATCCTGGCGGTCTCGCGCTTCCTGTTCGACGTGGCGGTGGAAGGCAGTCTCGGCCTGCTCGGCGCCGGCACGACGCTGTTCATCACGGTCAACCTCGCCATCGGCTTCACCATCTCGACACTGACCCAGAACCAGCTCCAGGCGATGCAGGCCTCGTTCTTCATGATGCTGCCCTCGATCCTGCTGTCCGGCTTCATGTTCCCGTTCCGCGGCATGCCGGTCTGGGCACAGTGGCTTGGCGAGGCGCTGCCCGCCACGCACTTCATGCGCATCGTGCGCGGCGTGATGCTGAAGGGTGCGGGCCTCGGCGACATCTCGACCGAGCTGCTTGCGCTTGCCGCGATGCTGCTGGTCGTCTCCGCCCTCGCCGTCAGCCGCTATCGAGTGACGCTCGACTAG
- a CDS encoding DMT family transporter — protein sequence MSVSAADAPDALSGLIPSRIVRGLIVAVLSGLCFALLNTSAKELTQQLPPLFVAWGRWIAGLVLIAPVMLWRVGPHGLATRHLGLHCVRGAFHATGYALWYEAVFWLPLATVAAIGFTGPIFVTIGAVLFLRETVHRRRWIGVAIGFAGMLVVVRPGLAEINPGTWMMLAAVPLISGSNLVGKKVSTHDRPMVVVFWQSAIASILFLPAGLWFWHAPTLPQVALFLSAGLFGTLGYFFLAWSFRLMDISALQPITFLGIVWAAAMDMIVWGKTADLWTFVGAAIIVAATSYIAHREARIGRPR from the coding sequence ATGTCTGTCTCCGCCGCCGATGCGCCCGATGCCCTGTCCGGCCTCATCCCCTCGCGGATCGTGCGCGGTCTGATCGTCGCCGTCCTGTCGGGACTGTGCTTTGCGCTGCTCAACACGTCTGCGAAGGAGCTCACCCAGCAGCTGCCGCCGCTGTTCGTGGCCTGGGGGCGCTGGATCGCCGGCCTTGTCCTGATCGCTCCGGTCATGCTCTGGCGCGTCGGGCCGCATGGCCTGGCCACGCGCCATCTCGGGCTCCACTGCGTGCGCGGCGCATTCCACGCGACGGGCTATGCGTTGTGGTACGAGGCGGTTTTCTGGCTGCCGCTTGCGACCGTGGCGGCGATCGGGTTCACCGGACCGATCTTCGTCACGATCGGCGCCGTCCTGTTCCTGCGCGAGACGGTCCATCGCCGCCGCTGGATCGGGGTCGCCATCGGCTTTGCCGGCATGCTGGTGGTGGTGCGCCCGGGCCTGGCGGAAATCAATCCGGGCACCTGGATGATGCTGGCAGCCGTCCCCCTGATCTCGGGTTCCAATCTCGTCGGCAAGAAGGTGTCGACGCACGACAGGCCGATGGTGGTCGTCTTCTGGCAAAGCGCCATCGCCTCCATCCTGTTCCTGCCCGCCGGCCTGTGGTTCTGGCATGCGCCCACCCTGCCGCAGGTCGCCTTGTTCCTGAGCGCCGGCCTGTTCGGGACCCTCGGCTATTTCTTTCTCGCCTGGTCCTTCAGGTTGATGGATATCTCGGCCCTGCAGCCGATCACCTTCCTCGGCATCGTGTGGGCGGCCGCCATGGACATGATCGTCTGGGGCAAGACGGCCGATCTCTGGACGTTCGTCGGCGCCGCGATCATCGTGGCCGCGACGAGCTATATCGCCCACCGCGAGGCGCGGATCGGCCGGCCTCGTTGA
- a CDS encoding TetR/AcrR family transcriptional regulator, with protein sequence MKTKKKQRRAPAERPGEILAAALSLFVEKGFAATRLDDVAVRAGLSKAAIYLYFEDKMALFQGVIRQTVTSNFGTVEALAKTHRGPVAELLPRLLEFMASRIEDTPLPSIAKLVIGESRAFPEIGRFYLDEVIGRGLPLFESLIARGIAQGEFRKVDPGLTVRSLIGPMLLAGVWKTVFEPIGGEKLDARALARHHADLMLHALRPS encoded by the coding sequence ATGAAGACAAAAAAGAAGCAACGCCGCGCGCCTGCCGAACGGCCCGGGGAAATCCTGGCCGCCGCGCTTTCCCTGTTCGTCGAAAAGGGCTTCGCCGCCACCCGGCTCGACGACGTCGCGGTGCGCGCGGGGCTCAGCAAGGCCGCCATCTATCTCTATTTCGAGGACAAGATGGCCCTCTTCCAGGGGGTCATCCGCCAGACCGTGACCAGCAATTTCGGTACGGTCGAAGCGCTGGCGAAGACCCATCGCGGCCCGGTGGCGGAGCTGCTGCCACGGCTGCTCGAATTCATGGCGAGCCGCATCGAGGATACGCCGCTGCCGTCGATCGCCAAGCTGGTGATCGGCGAATCGCGCGCCTTTCCCGAGATCGGCCGCTTCTATCTCGACGAGGTGATCGGCCGCGGCCTGCCGCTGTTCGAATCGCTGATCGCGCGCGGCATCGCCCAGGGCGAGTTCCGCAAGGTCGATCCCGGCCTGACCGTGCGCTCGTTGATCGGCCCTATGCTGCTGGCCGGCGTGTGGAAGACCGTGTTCGAGCCGATCGGCGGCGAGAAGCTCGATGCGCGCGCCCTCGCCCGCCATCACGCCGATCTCATGCTGCACGCCCTGAGGCCATCATGA
- a CDS encoding SDR family oxidoreductase translates to MTDRLKGKVALITGGASGLGANAAILMAQEGASVVVADIAIDRGKAVAAKLGSVGHFVKLDVTSEENWKGAIREAVDKFGALHVLVNSAGIGLGKTVEEISLDEWRKVHAIDLDGVFLGCKHGVAEIKKHTHRLGGSIINISSISGIIAGANMAAYNSAKAGVRLLSKSVALHCAKSGYNIRCNSVHPTFIDTPILDRYRDRFGNEVMQQKLGRQVPLGRLGRPEEVGWALVFLASDESSFMTGSEVVIDGGISAM, encoded by the coding sequence ATGACCGATCGCCTGAAGGGGAAAGTGGCGTTGATCACCGGCGGGGCGTCGGGGCTCGGCGCCAATGCCGCGATCCTGATGGCGCAGGAAGGCGCCAGCGTCGTCGTGGCCGACATCGCCATCGACCGCGGCAAGGCCGTCGCCGCCAAGCTGGGCTCGGTCGGCCACTTCGTGAAGCTCGACGTCACCAGTGAAGAGAACTGGAAAGGCGCGATCCGCGAGGCGGTCGACAAGTTCGGTGCGCTGCATGTGCTGGTGAACTCGGCCGGCATCGGGCTCGGCAAGACGGTCGAGGAGATCAGCCTCGATGAGTGGCGCAAGGTCCATGCCATCGATCTCGACGGCGTGTTCCTCGGCTGCAAGCACGGCGTCGCCGAGATCAAGAAGCACACCCATCGGCTGGGCGGCTCGATCATCAACATCTCCTCGATCTCGGGCATCATCGCCGGGGCCAACATGGCGGCCTACAACTCGGCCAAGGCGGGCGTTCGGCTGCTCAGCAAGTCGGTGGCGCTGCATTGCGCCAAGTCCGGCTACAATATCCGCTGCAATTCCGTGCACCCCACCTTCATCGACACGCCGATCCTCGACCGCTACCGCGACCGCTTCGGCAACGAGGTGATGCAGCAGAAGCTCGGGCGTCAGGTGCCGCTCGGCCGTCTCGGCCGGCCGGAAGAGGTCGGCTGGGCGCTGGTGTTCCTCGCGTCGGACGAATCGAGCTTCATGACCGGCTCGGAGGTCGTGATCGACGGCGGGATCAGCGCGATGTGA
- a CDS encoding alpha/beta fold hydrolase codes for MLLSLDNRRVYFDLAGPQNAPVVCFTHSLNADGGMWVEQMVPLLGAGYRVLRLDMRGHGGSAPVEGDYTMDALAADVRGALDVLGIRKVHFVGLSIGGMIGQGFALANPDRLLSLTLCDTLPGTPPASAASWDERKSAVRKSGAVEVLADSSMERWFTPEFRSVNPTRWREIRDTISNTTLAGFLGCAAAIQTFDYESRLPTIKTPTLVICGDEDPGTPPDSNKLIASKIPGGRYEGIANARHLPNVERPEQFNRIMMSWLAANR; via the coding sequence ATGCTCTTGTCCCTCGACAACCGCCGCGTCTATTTCGATCTCGCCGGACCACAGAATGCGCCGGTGGTCTGCTTCACCCATTCACTGAATGCCGATGGCGGCATGTGGGTCGAGCAGATGGTGCCGCTGCTCGGCGCGGGCTATCGCGTGCTGCGGCTCGACATGCGCGGCCACGGCGGCAGCGCGCCGGTCGAGGGCGACTACACGATGGATGCGCTGGCGGCCGACGTCCGAGGCGCGCTGGACGTGCTCGGCATCCGCAAGGTGCATTTCGTCGGGCTCAGCATCGGCGGCATGATCGGCCAGGGCTTTGCGCTCGCCAATCCGGATCGCCTGCTCTCGCTCACGCTTTGCGATACCTTGCCGGGCACGCCACCCGCCTCGGCCGCGTCCTGGGACGAGCGAAAGAGCGCGGTCCGCAAGTCGGGCGCGGTCGAGGTGCTTGCCGACAGCAGCATGGAGCGCTGGTTCACACCAGAGTTCAGGAGCGTGAACCCGACGCGTTGGCGCGAGATCCGCGACACGATCAGCAACACCACGCTGGCGGGCTTCCTGGGCTGCGCCGCGGCGATCCAGACCTTCGACTACGAAAGCCGGCTCCCCACGATCAAGACACCGACCCTGGTGATCTGCGGCGACGAGGATCCCGGCACGCCGCCCGACAGCAACAAGCTGATCGCCTCCAAGATTCCCGGCGGCCGCTACGAAGGCATCGCCAATGCGCGCCACCTGCCCAACGTCGAGCGGCCCGAGCAGTTCAACCGCATCATGATGAGCTGGCTCGCCGCCAACAGATAA
- a CDS encoding HlyD family efflux transporter periplasmic adaptor subunit, with amino-acid sequence MKRARLLAVTVAAIATLAVVFWWSAPLPAMLGFGKEDGRYLGYVEGETSLIAPPVAGRLVARPVQRGEHVKKGDRLFVIDPVVAEAEVDRAEAALAESKARYENLLTGKRPSEQEVTRAQRREAEAALVQARLDYKRQSELMQRGINARQAYEQAESQVRQLQARVASLSAQEEVNTLAARPDEIAAAKATVGQNQANLEQARKRLADQMPVAPEDALVENTFFNVGEWVPAGTPVVSLLPAFRVKLRFFIPQEDVARVRMGQPVSFTCDSCPPALEAHVIYVSPRAEYTPPVTYSQSARAKLVFLIEARPDSGQMPLSPGLPVTVAPLPR; translated from the coding sequence ATGAAGCGGGCGCGTCTCCTTGCCGTTACCGTCGCAGCGATTGCCACCCTGGCGGTCGTCTTCTGGTGGAGCGCGCCGCTCCCGGCCATGCTGGGCTTCGGCAAGGAGGACGGCCGCTACCTGGGCTACGTCGAAGGCGAGACCAGTCTGATCGCCCCGCCCGTGGCCGGACGTCTCGTCGCGCGCCCGGTCCAGCGCGGCGAGCACGTGAAGAAAGGCGACCGATTGTTCGTCATCGATCCCGTGGTAGCCGAAGCCGAGGTGGATCGGGCCGAGGCGGCGCTCGCCGAATCGAAGGCGCGCTACGAGAACCTGCTGACCGGCAAGCGACCTTCGGAACAGGAGGTGACGCGGGCGCAGCGCCGCGAGGCCGAGGCCGCGCTCGTCCAGGCGAGGCTCGACTACAAGCGCCAGAGCGAGCTGATGCAGCGCGGCATCAATGCCCGCCAGGCCTACGAGCAGGCCGAGTCGCAGGTTCGCCAGTTGCAGGCGCGCGTGGCGTCGCTTTCCGCCCAGGAAGAGGTGAATACGCTCGCCGCGCGTCCCGACGAGATCGCGGCGGCGAAGGCCACCGTCGGCCAGAACCAGGCCAATCTCGAGCAGGCGCGCAAGCGGCTTGCCGATCAGATGCCGGTCGCGCCCGAGGATGCGCTGGTCGAGAACACCTTCTTCAATGTGGGCGAGTGGGTGCCGGCGGGAACACCGGTCGTCTCTCTCCTGCCCGCCTTCCGGGTCAAGCTGCGCTTCTTCATCCCGCAGGAGGATGTCGCGCGCGTCCGGATGGGCCAGCCGGTGAGCTTCACCTGCGACAGCTGCCCACCCGCCCTCGAAGCGCACGTCATCTATGTCTCGCCGCGCGCCGAGTACACGCCGCCGGTGACCTATTCGCAGAGCGCCCGTGCGAAGCTCGTGTTCCTGATCGAGGCGCGGCCCGATTCGGGACAGATGCCGCTGTCGCCCGGCCTGCCCGTCACCGTCGCGCCCCTGCCACGGTGA
- a CDS encoding DUF202 domain-containing protein, which produces MATSEIQGLKQQQRTLHHVSEHLANERTMLAWIRTAIAVMTFGVGINRFSLFLVEFSKIVPGGGHAANAHAEQLGIGLVGLGLLVMLGGTWHYVHVARTIDDETYRPARIGIVLTALAVLALGGTSLAWLLW; this is translated from the coding sequence ATGGCCACGAGCGAGATCCAGGGCCTGAAGCAACAACAGCGGACGCTTCACCACGTGTCGGAGCACCTGGCCAACGAACGCACGATGCTGGCCTGGATACGAACGGCGATCGCGGTGATGACGTTTGGCGTCGGCATCAACCGCTTCAGCCTTTTCCTGGTCGAGTTCAGCAAGATCGTGCCGGGCGGCGGCCATGCCGCAAACGCCCATGCCGAGCAGCTCGGCATCGGCCTGGTGGGGCTCGGCCTGCTCGTCATGCTGGGCGGAACCTGGCACTACGTGCATGTCGCCCGCACGATCGACGACGAGACCTATCGACCGGCGCGGATCGGGATCGTGCTCACCGCGCTCGCCGTCCTTGCGCTCGGCGGAACGAGCCTCGCCTGGCTGCTGTGGTGA
- a CDS encoding ABC transporter ATP-binding protein — protein sequence MALAIDVHDLVKRYGARTVVDHVSLGIGEGRICGFLGPNGSGKTTTLRMICGLLTPDEGGGTCLGHDLVRERDAIKRQAGYMTQRFGLYEDLTIRENLEFVARVYGLDRMKERIDRSLERLGLATRQRQLAGSLSGGWKQRLALAACVLHGPRLLLLDEPTAGVDPKARRAFWDEIHAYASQGITVLVSTHYMDEAERCHEIAYIAYGALMARGTAAEIIRQSGLTAFIARGPGADRLAPRLRDASGVTAAAAFGTALHVCGPDREALLAAIEPFRQDASLDWEEAEPTLEDVFIHLMGQARDNALEDRQ from the coding sequence ATGGCTCTCGCCATCGATGTCCACGACCTCGTGAAGCGCTACGGCGCGCGGACAGTGGTCGACCATGTCAGCCTCGGCATCGGCGAGGGCCGCATCTGCGGCTTCCTCGGTCCCAACGGCTCGGGCAAGACCACGACGCTGCGCATGATCTGCGGGCTGCTGACGCCCGACGAAGGCGGCGGCACCTGCCTCGGCCACGACCTCGTGCGCGAGCGCGACGCCATCAAGCGGCAGGCGGGCTACATGACCCAGCGTTTCGGCCTCTACGAGGATCTCACCATCCGCGAGAACCTCGAGTTCGTGGCCCGCGTCTACGGTCTCGACCGCATGAAGGAGCGGATCGACCGGTCGCTCGAGCGACTGGGGCTCGCCACCCGACAGCGCCAGCTCGCGGGCTCGCTGTCCGGCGGCTGGAAGCAGCGGCTCGCGCTCGCCGCCTGCGTGCTGCACGGGCCCAGGCTCCTGCTGCTCGACGAGCCGACCGCCGGCGTCGATCCCAAGGCAAGGCGGGCCTTCTGGGACGAGATCCATGCCTATGCTTCCCAGGGCATCACCGTGCTGGTCTCCACGCACTACATGGACGAGGCCGAGCGCTGTCACGAGATCGCGTACATCGCTTATGGCGCATTGATGGCCCGCGGCACGGCGGCCGAGATCATCCGCCAATCCGGCCTCACCGCCTTCATCGCCCGCGGCCCGGGCGCCGATCGCCTCGCGCCGAGACTGCGGGACGCATCCGGTGTCACCGCCGCCGCGGCGTTCGGCACGGCGCTGCATGTCTGCGGCCCGGACCGCGAGGCACTGCTCGCCGCCATCGAGCCCTTCCGGCAGGACGCCAGTCTGGACTGGGAGGAAGCGGAGCCCACGCTCGAGGACGTGTTCATCCATCTCATGGGCCAGGCGCGCGACAACGCGCTGGAGGACCGGCAGTGA
- a CDS encoding VOC family protein: MPAKITPFLMFHGEAEEAMAFYLSLFPDSKTIELRRYGPEGPGREGTVMRATISLGGSEVMCIDSAVRHPFTFTPATSLFVTCRSDEEITRLAAELGKRGKVFMPLDAYPFATKFTWLTDRFGVSWQLSLT; encoded by the coding sequence ATGCCGGCGAAGATAACGCCATTCCTCATGTTCCACGGTGAAGCCGAAGAAGCCATGGCGTTCTACTTGTCGCTCTTCCCCGATTCGAAGACGATCGAGCTTCGCCGGTATGGGCCGGAGGGGCCTGGCAGGGAAGGCACCGTCATGCGGGCGACCATTTCCCTCGGCGGCAGCGAGGTGATGTGCATCGACAGCGCCGTGCGACATCCTTTCACCTTCACGCCGGCCACCTCTCTTTTCGTCACCTGCCGGAGCGACGAGGAGATAACGCGTCTGGCGGCGGAGCTCGGCAAACGCGGCAAGGTCTTCATGCCGCTCGACGCCTATCCCTTCGCCACGAAGTTCACCTGGCTCACCGACCGGTTCGGCGTCTCCTGGCAGCTCAGCCTCACCTAG
- a CDS encoding acyl-CoA dehydrogenase family protein, whose translation MDFAFNEDQLAIKDSVAKLCAQFDDKYWLKKDKEGGFPNDFYKAMADAGWLGIAMPEEYGGSGLGITEAALLMQTVAESGAALQGASAIHLNIFGPNPIVVFGTEEQKRRILPDIIKGKVKGCFAVTEPDAGLNTTALETRAERDGNGYVVHGKKTFTTTAQVADKMLLIARTTPKDKCRRATDGLSLFYTDFDRSRIEVRDIDKMGRKAIDTNQVFIDGLKVPLEDRIGEEGKGFHYLLHGLNPERVLIAAEAIGIGKAALARATQYARERIVFGRPIGKNQAIQHPLAESWMALEAANLMAFKAAWLYDHGKECGAEANSAKYLGARAAYDTCERAILTHGGYGYAKEFHVERFLREVMIARIAPVSEQLILCYVAERVLGLPKSY comes from the coding sequence ATGGATTTCGCCTTCAACGAGGACCAGCTCGCGATCAAGGACAGCGTCGCCAAGCTCTGCGCCCAGTTCGACGACAAGTACTGGCTGAAGAAGGACAAGGAAGGCGGCTTTCCCAACGATTTCTACAAGGCCATGGCGGATGCCGGCTGGCTCGGCATCGCCATGCCCGAGGAATATGGCGGATCGGGGCTGGGTATCACCGAGGCGGCACTGCTCATGCAGACCGTCGCCGAATCCGGCGCGGCGCTGCAGGGCGCCTCGGCGATCCACCTCAACATCTTCGGTCCCAACCCGATCGTGGTCTTCGGCACGGAGGAGCAGAAGCGGCGCATCCTGCCCGACATCATCAAGGGCAAGGTCAAGGGCTGCTTCGCCGTCACCGAGCCCGATGCCGGCCTCAACACGACCGCGCTCGAGACGCGCGCCGAGCGCGACGGCAACGGCTACGTCGTGCACGGCAAGAAGACCTTCACCACGACGGCGCAGGTCGCCGACAAGATGCTGCTGATCGCCCGCACGACGCCGAAGGACAAGTGCCGGCGCGCGACGGACGGTCTCTCGCTCTTCTACACCGACTTCGACCGATCCAGGATCGAGGTGCGCGACATCGACAAGATGGGCCGCAAGGCGATCGACACCAACCAGGTCTTCATCGACGGTCTCAAGGTGCCGCTGGAGGACCGCATCGGCGAGGAGGGCAAGGGCTTCCACTATCTGCTGCACGGCCTGAACCCCGAGCGCGTCCTGATCGCGGCCGAAGCGATCGGCATCGGCAAGGCGGCCCTCGCCCGCGCCACGCAATATGCCAGGGAGCGCATCGTATTCGGCCGGCCGATCGGCAAGAACCAGGCCATCCAGCATCCGCTGGCCGAGAGCTGGATGGCGCTGGAAGCGGCGAACCTCATGGCCTTCAAGGCGGCCTGGCTCTACGACCACGGCAAGGAATGCGGCGCGGAGGCGAACTCGGCCAAGTATCTCGGCGCACGCGCCGCTTACGACACCTGTGAGCGCGCCATCCTCACCCACGGCGGCTACGGCTATGCCAAGGAGTTCCATGTCGAGCGCTTCCTGCGCGAGGTGATGATCGCCCGCATCGCGCCGGTGAGCGAGCAGCTCATCCTCTGCTACGTCGCCGAGCGCGTGCTGGGACTGCCGAAGAGCTACTGA
- a CDS encoding alpha/beta fold hydrolase, with protein MEPLPASVLPDGIRSRVLPAINGLDIHILEAGHETRGRPAILLLHGFPELAYSWRKVLPALAAAGYHAIAPDQRGYGRTTGWSADYNADLSDFRFLMLTRDMVGVLYALGHRTAEAVVGHDFGAAIASFLALVRPDIFKRMVLMSAPFGGVPDVPFDTAGKPSAPRPTDIHAALAALPRPRKHYQWYQSTREANENQWHARQGVHDFLRAYYHHKSADWKGNKPFELKGWTAEELAKMPTYYIMDLAEGMAETVAKEMPSPAEIAANKWLPDHELRVYSEEFKRTGFQGGLNWYRVRTSGLVAREYEAFTGRTIDVPSTFISGKSDWGNYQSPGALGRMRKSACRNMKEIHFVDGAGHWVQQEQPDEVNRLLLGFLKETEE; from the coding sequence ATGGAACCCCTGCCCGCCTCCGTTCTGCCTGACGGCATCCGAAGCCGCGTGCTGCCCGCCATCAACGGTCTCGACATCCATATCCTCGAGGCCGGCCACGAGACGCGTGGCCGGCCCGCGATCCTGCTGCTGCACGGCTTTCCGGAGCTGGCCTATAGCTGGCGCAAGGTGCTGCCGGCCCTGGCGGCGGCCGGCTATCACGCGATCGCACCCGACCAGCGCGGCTATGGCCGCACCACCGGGTGGAGCGCCGACTACAACGCCGACCTGTCGGATTTCCGATTCCTGATGCTGACGCGCGACATGGTCGGCGTCCTCTATGCGCTCGGCCATCGCACCGCCGAGGCGGTCGTCGGTCACGACTTCGGGGCTGCCATCGCCTCGTTCCTTGCGTTGGTGCGCCCCGACATCTTCAAGCGCATGGTGCTCATGAGCGCGCCGTTCGGCGGCGTGCCGGACGTCCCCTTCGATACGGCGGGCAAGCCATCGGCGCCGAGGCCAACCGATATCCATGCCGCGCTGGCGGCGTTGCCGCGGCCGCGCAAGCATTACCAATGGTATCAGTCGACGCGCGAAGCGAACGAGAACCAGTGGCACGCCAGACAAGGCGTGCATGACTTTCTGCGCGCCTATTACCATCACAAGAGCGCCGACTGGAAAGGGAACAAGCCATTCGAGCTCAAGGGCTGGACAGCCGAAGAGCTCGCCAAGATGCCGACCTACTACATCATGGATCTCGCCGAGGGCATGGCCGAGACGGTGGCGAAGGAGATGCCTTCGCCCGCCGAAATCGCGGCCAACAAATGGCTGCCCGACCATGAGCTCCGGGTCTATAGCGAGGAATTCAAGCGCACCGGCTTCCAGGGCGGCCTGAACTGGTACCGCGTGCGCACGTCGGGCCTCGTGGCGCGCGAATACGAGGCGTTCACCGGCCGTACCATCGACGTGCCCTCGACCTTCATCTCCGGCAAGAGCGACTGGGGCAACTACCAGTCGCCCGGCGCCCTCGGGCGCATGCGGAAAAGCGCCTGCAGGAACATGAAGGAAATCCATTTCGTGGACGGCGCCGGCCACTGGGTCCAGCAGGAGCAGCCGGACGAGGTCAACCGTCTGCTGCTCGGATTCCTGAAGGAGACGGAAGAGTAA
- a CDS encoding SRPBCC family protein → MNEHDQFATILSPTELRFERLLPGPIETVWAFLTDSTKRGEWFASGPMELRVGGKVELHFKHSDLSPTKAPPPDRYREMDETGHHATLQVTEIDPPRHLAFTWGDGSEVVFDLAPQGDEVLFTLTHRRIAKRADMVGTAGGWHCHLAILADKARGRVPPAFWDVFRKYDGEYDRRIPR, encoded by the coding sequence ATGAACGAGCACGACCAGTTCGCCACCATCCTGTCGCCGACCGAGCTTCGTTTCGAGCGCCTGCTGCCCGGCCCCATCGAGACCGTCTGGGCGTTCCTCACCGATTCGACGAAACGCGGCGAATGGTTCGCGTCGGGGCCGATGGAGCTCCGGGTCGGCGGCAAGGTGGAGCTTCACTTCAAGCACTCCGACCTTTCGCCCACCAAGGCGCCGCCTCCCGACCGTTACAGGGAAATGGACGAGACAGGCCATCATGCTACCCTGCAGGTCACCGAGATCGATCCGCCCCGGCACCTCGCCTTCACCTGGGGAGACGGCTCGGAGGTGGTGTTCGATCTCGCGCCGCAGGGCGACGAGGTGCTGTTCACGCTTACCCACCGGCGCATCGCCAAGCGGGCCGACATGGTCGGCACCGCGGGTGGCTGGCATTGCCATCTCGCCATCCTGGCGGACAAGGCCCGGGGGCGGGTACCGCCCGCGTTCTGGGACGTATTCCGGAAATACGACGGGGAATACGACAGGCGTATTCCCCGCTGA
- a CDS encoding metalloregulator ArsR/SmtB family transcription factor, whose protein sequence is MVEYTGPSLNRVFGALADPTRRAMLRRLAAGDRTVGELAEPFDMSFAAAAKHVKVLEQAGLLHRSIEGRSHRCRLKAGPLAEADRWLAYYQRFWPARLDALENALVRHNRRKRSRT, encoded by the coding sequence ATGGTTGAATATACGGGACCTTCGCTCAATCGCGTCTTCGGCGCCCTGGCCGATCCCACGCGGCGGGCGATGTTGCGGCGGCTCGCGGCCGGTGACCGCACAGTGGGCGAGCTCGCCGAACCCTTCGACATGTCGTTCGCCGCCGCCGCCAAGCACGTGAAGGTCCTGGAGCAGGCGGGGCTGCTCCATCGCAGCATCGAAGGGCGTTCGCATCGCTGCCGCCTGAAGGCGGGTCCGCTGGCCGAGGCGGACCGCTGGCTGGCCTACTATCAGCGCTTCTGGCCGGCTCGCCTCGACGCGCTCGAAAACGCGCTTGTCCGCCACAACAGGAGGAAGAGGAGCCGCACATGA